The Lycium barbarum isolate Lr01 chromosome 9, ASM1917538v2, whole genome shotgun sequence genome has a segment encoding these proteins:
- the LOC132610698 gene encoding photosystem II reaction center Psb28 protein: MATLQSLAFSPALSHTSHHQPRSLLGLASGAVHQSSGSSFNGQRLYLPHSRFTSNIQNQKMTRLSIMMVQPKIQFIQGTDEQTIPDVKLTKSRDGTNGMAIFRFDQPSVFDSSGEVGDITGFYMIDEEGVLTSVDVNAKFVNGKPAGIEAKYIMRTPREWDRFMRFMERYANSNGLQFVKS; the protein is encoded by the exons ATGGCTACTCTTCAATCTCTTGCATTTTCGCCTGCACTTTCTCACACTTCACATCATCAGCCTCGCTCTCTTCTTG GTTTAGCATCAGGGGCGGTTCATCAAAGTTCAGGCTCTTCATTCAATGGCCAGCGGTTATATCTACCCCATTCACGTTTCACATCCAATATCCAAAACCAGAAAATGACCAGACTAAGTATAATGATGGTTCAGCCAAAAATTCAGTTCATACAAGGAACTGATGAACAGACAATACCAGATGTGAAGTTAACCAAATCAAGGGATGGGACAAATGGTATGGCCATATTCAGGTTTGATCAGCCCTCCGTATTTGATTCATCTGGTGAAGTTGGAGATATCACTGGATTCTACATGATTGACGAAGAAGGGGTTCTTACGTCAGTTGATGTAaatgccaagtttgttaatggAAAGCCTGCAGGAATTGAAGCTAAGTATATTATGCGGACTCCACGAGAATGGGACAGGTTCATGAGATTTATGGAGCGGTATGCTAATTCAAATGGCTTGCAGTTTGTTAAAAGTTGA